The Candidatus Binatus sp. genome has a segment encoding these proteins:
- a CDS encoding tetratricopeptide repeat protein codes for MQAELAAQDRMMANKRPTPIVRDADALLRRGMEALEFDRIDEAVGVLRQAAEIAPDSHDVQLIYGVALMRAMEMYPAIAALEAAIALDPQSFFAHFRIAEAYMRVGVPSRAKEYLDTAMQISVTPEQRKMVRELASLEAKRAPLRVWRPDFVGLLRKKAPPK; via the coding sequence AACTGGCAGCGCAGGATCGAATGATGGCTAACAAGCGCCCCACGCCGATCGTCCGTGACGCGGACGCGCTGCTCAGGCGCGGCATGGAAGCGCTCGAATTCGATCGCATCGATGAGGCGGTCGGAGTGCTGCGCCAGGCCGCCGAAATCGCGCCCGATTCGCACGACGTACAACTGATTTACGGCGTCGCGCTGATGCGCGCGATGGAAATGTATCCGGCGATCGCGGCGCTCGAGGCCGCGATCGCCCTCGATCCGCAAAGTTTCTTCGCGCACTTCAGGATCGCCGAGGCCTATATGAGGGTCGGCGTTCCCTCTCGCGCGAAGGAATATCTCGACACCGCGATGCAAATCAGCGTGACGCCCGAGCAACGCAAGATGGTGCGCGAACTGGCCTCGCTCGAAGCCAAGCGGGCGCCGCTCCGTGTGTGGCGTCCCGACTTCGTGGGCCTGCTAAGAAAAAAGGCGCCACCGAAATGA